A DNA window from Cystobacter ferrugineus contains the following coding sequences:
- a CDS encoding chemotaxis protein CheW, with protein sequence MSEETSAATQYLSFILAGEEYALGILRVKEIIEYDTVTRVPGAPVWVRGVFNLRGSVVPVVDLTVKLGLPPIQLTRRSCIVVVEVKQGNEDIVLGLLADAIGQVIELGPEDVAPPPAFGTPVHVDYLLGMGRVGTARKFILLLDIDKVLSGQEVLSATALRAPPGEETERPTGKVA encoded by the coding sequence ATGAGCGAGGAGACTTCCGCCGCCACGCAGTACCTCAGCTTCATCCTCGCCGGAGAGGAGTACGCGCTCGGCATCCTGAGGGTGAAGGAGATCATCGAGTACGACACCGTCACCCGCGTTCCCGGAGCCCCGGTGTGGGTGCGCGGCGTGTTCAACCTGCGGGGCAGCGTGGTGCCGGTGGTGGACCTGACGGTGAAGCTGGGCCTGCCGCCCATCCAGCTCACGCGCCGCAGTTGCATCGTGGTGGTGGAGGTGAAGCAGGGCAACGAGGACATCGTCCTGGGTCTGCTCGCCGATGCCATCGGCCAGGTCATCGAGCTGGGGCCCGAGGACGTGGCGCCCCCGCCCGCCTTCGGCACGCCGGTGCACGTGGACTACCTGCTGGGCATGGGCCGCGTCGGCACGGCGCGTAAGTTCATCCTGCTGCTGGACATCGACAAGGTGCTCAGCGGCCAGGAAGTGCTGTCGGCCACGGCGCTGCGGGCTCCGCCCGGAGAGGAGACCGAGCGCCCCACCGGGAAGGTCGCATGA